From Paenibacillus polymyxa, the proteins below share one genomic window:
- a CDS encoding universal stress protein translates to MLFSKVLLAYDGSDASNKALLKAAELVKASPSSKLEVVTAFDFPRIFMGEGLAPIPASVNKEYYDLAEQTTDEVKKRLAEQGVDAKVELIQGSPAEVILDYANENGFDVIVIGSRGLGGIREFVLGSVSHNVVQHARIPVLVVK, encoded by the coding sequence ATGCTATTTTCAAAAGTATTGCTTGCTTATGACGGTTCGGATGCTTCCAACAAAGCTTTATTGAAGGCGGCTGAATTGGTGAAGGCATCACCCTCCTCGAAGCTTGAGGTAGTGACAGCATTCGATTTCCCGCGGATTTTTATGGGCGAAGGTTTGGCTCCAATTCCAGCTTCGGTGAATAAAGAGTATTATGATTTGGCTGAGCAAACTACGGATGAAGTTAAAAAGCGGCTTGCTGAGCAAGGTGTAGACGCCAAGGTAGAGCTGATTCAAGGTTCGCCGGCCGAAGTCATTTTGGATTATGCCAATGAGAATGGCTTCGATGTGATTGTGATTGGCAGTCGCGGATTGGGTGGTATTCGTGAATTTGTATTAGGTAGCGTAAGTCACAATGTGGTGCAGCATGCACGTATCCCCGTGCTGGTCGTAAAATAA
- a CDS encoding DUF1294 domain-containing protein, producing MQTGLLVWLLFINAVGYLVMSEDKKRARKHRDRVPERTLFLLALIGGALGVLIAMYRKRHKTRHMTFRLGIPVLLFINALLYGYFLR from the coding sequence TTGCAGACAGGCTTGTTGGTATGGCTACTGTTCATTAATGCAGTAGGCTATCTGGTAATGTCGGAAGATAAAAAGAGAGCACGTAAACACCGTGATCGTGTACCTGAACGGACGTTGTTTTTGCTGGCCCTGATCGGGGGCGCATTGGGTGTACTCATTGCGATGTACCGCAAACGCCATAAAACACGGCATATGACCTTCAGATTAGGTATTCCTGTGTTGCTATTCATTAACGCATTGCTCTATGGGTATTTTTTACGCTAA
- a CDS encoding DUF4023 family protein: MESTHEYVEKLRENAKKAERNRKQGKGTPSASLPTKQHSKNP, translated from the coding sequence ATGGAAAGCACCCATGAATACGTTGAAAAGCTACGAGAAAATGCAAAAAAGGCAGAACGTAACCGTAAACAAGGAAAAGGAACTCCCAGCGCTAGCTTGCCAACAAAACAGCATAGCAAAAACCCCTGA
- a CDS encoding type II asparaginase — MTNMKKMTMIPLLAGFILGSTLWSGGFTANAAAAATTSTTVSTSNTTTSDKSENPQTNHLPNIKILATGGTIAGSSSVNTDTTGYKAGALGVETLINAVPEMKSIANVSGEQVVNVGSPDVNNEILLKLAKRTNELLARDDVDGIVITHGTDTLEETAYFLNLVVKSDKPVVVVGSMRPATAISADGPFNLYNAVKVAGASASKGQGVLVLLNDRIGAARYITKTNTTAVDTFKSVEQGYLGAVVGDQVYYYNKSTHKHTTSSVFDVSNLTQLPQVDILYEYQNNGRYLYDAAVAAGAKGIVVAGSGNGSLSKTSSEGAEAAGKKGVIIARSSRVGSGVVSPSTKDAASNFVSTDSLNPQKARILLMLALTQTHDVNQIQSFFNEY, encoded by the coding sequence ATGACTAACATGAAAAAAATGACAATGATTCCCCTGTTGGCCGGCTTTATTCTCGGAAGTACCTTATGGAGTGGTGGATTTACTGCTAACGCTGCGGCAGCAGCTACAACCAGCACAACGGTATCTACTTCTAACACTACAACTTCAGACAAATCTGAAAATCCACAAACTAATCATTTACCCAATATTAAAATACTAGCCACAGGAGGGACCATTGCAGGGTCATCCTCCGTCAACACGGATACAACTGGCTACAAAGCAGGCGCATTAGGTGTTGAAACCTTAATCAATGCCGTTCCTGAGATGAAAAGTATTGCAAATGTCAGTGGTGAGCAAGTGGTTAACGTGGGTAGCCCCGATGTTAATAATGAAATCCTCTTAAAACTTGCCAAACGCACCAACGAACTGCTTGCCAGAGACGATGTAGACGGTATTGTCATTACCCATGGTACAGATACATTGGAAGAAACGGCATACTTCCTTAACCTTGTCGTTAAGAGCGATAAGCCTGTAGTTGTTGTTGGCTCTATGCGCCCAGCTACTGCCATCAGTGCCGATGGTCCATTCAACCTTTATAATGCTGTAAAAGTTGCCGGAGCTTCGGCCTCCAAAGGCCAAGGTGTACTCGTATTGCTGAACGATCGCATCGGTGCAGCAAGATACATCACAAAAACGAACACAACTGCAGTCGATACGTTCAAGTCTGTGGAGCAGGGCTACCTTGGAGCTGTAGTGGGCGATCAAGTATACTACTACAACAAATCCACTCATAAGCATACGACTTCTTCTGTATTCGACGTCTCTAATCTCACCCAACTGCCGCAAGTAGATATTCTATACGAGTATCAAAACAACGGTCGCTACCTGTATGATGCTGCCGTAGCAGCTGGCGCCAAGGGCATAGTGGTCGCTGGTTCCGGTAATGGTTCCTTATCCAAGACCTCCTCAGAAGGCGCAGAGGCCGCAGGCAAAAAAGGAGTTATTATTGCCCGCTCCAGCCGCGTAGGAAGTGGAGTTGTGTCCCCATCGACAAAAGACGCAGCATCGAACTTTGTGTCCACCGATTCGCTCAATCCGCAAAAAGCACGGATTTTACTCATGCTCGCTTTGACCCAGACGCATGATGTTAATCAAATCCAATCTTTCTTTAATGAATACTAA
- a CDS encoding DNA topoisomerase III: MKVLVLAEKPSVAREIARVMGSREKHKSYIEGPKYVVTWALGHLVGLAEPEDYDSKYANWNLEDLPILPKNSKLKVLRESNHQFKAVQQLMKRQDIGELIVATDAAREGELLARWIIQMANWRKPFRRLWISSQTDKAIKAGFAKLLPGQQFDRLYESARCRAEADWMIGLNVTRALTVRYNAQLSAGRVQTPTLGMIMEREKEITQFRSQEYDTLTADFGHFQATWRAENGDSRMFDRTQAETLRRRLEGAKGTVVSVKKSKKSEPHPLAYDLTELQRDANQRYGFSAKQTSNVLQRLYEQHKLVTYPRTDSRYLTSDMVDSLKERLSSVAVGPYASLARPLLRNKLPITKRVVDDSKVTDHHAIIPTEQTLLLNQLSPEERKLYDLIARRFISLFYPPARYDAVAVSVMVGQETFQVKGTTIKDSGWRAVYDESHYEWDEEETDDRESNGRGVILPELKKGDSVQLQRCIVRAGRTTPPKRYTEAALLAQMEKHGLGTPATRADLIEKLVSSDTIERQGNVMHPTGKGKQLIELAAPQLRTPELTAQWEAELERIARGQGQPEPFLNSIRAMAKELVSTVKNSSAEYKPHNVTNSHCPDCGTKLLEKKGKKGKFLVCPSADCGYRRSGEKRLSNRRCPQCHKKMEMKEGKAGLYVRCLSCGITETLDKDKQRVNKREQQKLVKQFEKKESFGSSLGDLLKAAMEQKQGE, from the coding sequence ATGAAGGTATTGGTATTGGCAGAAAAACCATCCGTGGCCAGAGAGATTGCACGTGTGATGGGCAGCCGTGAGAAGCATAAAAGTTATATAGAAGGACCTAAGTATGTAGTGACATGGGCACTGGGTCATTTGGTCGGATTAGCAGAGCCTGAGGATTACGATTCTAAGTATGCGAATTGGAACTTAGAGGACTTGCCCATTCTTCCGAAGAACTCCAAGTTAAAGGTATTGCGGGAGAGCAATCATCAGTTCAAAGCTGTACAGCAGCTGATGAAACGACAGGACATTGGAGAACTTATCGTGGCAACAGATGCTGCTCGTGAAGGAGAATTGTTGGCGCGTTGGATTATACAAATGGCAAACTGGAGAAAGCCTTTCCGGCGTTTATGGATTTCCTCGCAGACGGATAAGGCAATTAAGGCAGGTTTCGCGAAATTATTGCCTGGCCAGCAGTTTGATCGTTTATATGAATCGGCTCGCTGTAGGGCTGAAGCAGACTGGATGATTGGTCTCAATGTAACCCGCGCGTTAACGGTTCGTTATAACGCCCAGCTTTCGGCTGGAAGAGTACAGACACCGACACTGGGGATGATTATGGAACGTGAGAAAGAGATCACCCAGTTTCGTTCTCAAGAATATGATACGTTGACGGCGGATTTTGGTCATTTTCAGGCAACATGGCGTGCAGAAAATGGGGATTCACGTATGTTTGACCGTACTCAGGCAGAGACTTTGCGCCGCAGGCTTGAGGGGGCCAAAGGTACAGTTGTGAGTGTTAAAAAAAGTAAAAAAAGCGAGCCTCACCCGCTCGCGTATGACCTAACTGAGCTGCAAAGAGATGCTAACCAGCGCTACGGCTTCTCGGCCAAGCAGACGTCTAATGTTCTTCAGCGTCTATATGAGCAGCATAAGCTGGTGACCTATCCACGTACAGACAGTCGTTATCTTACCTCCGATATGGTGGATTCCCTTAAGGAAAGGCTCAGTAGCGTAGCCGTGGGTCCGTATGCTTCTTTAGCACGTCCGCTATTGCGTAACAAATTGCCAATCACAAAACGAGTTGTAGATGACAGTAAAGTCACAGATCACCATGCGATTATTCCTACTGAGCAGACGTTATTGCTTAATCAGTTAAGCCCAGAGGAGCGTAAGCTGTATGATCTGATTGCACGCCGTTTTATCAGTCTGTTCTACCCACCTGCACGTTATGATGCTGTAGCTGTATCGGTCATGGTGGGGCAGGAAACATTTCAGGTAAAAGGTACAACCATAAAAGATAGCGGTTGGCGTGCTGTGTATGACGAAAGTCATTATGAATGGGACGAGGAAGAGACAGATGACCGTGAAAGTAATGGACGGGGCGTTATTTTGCCTGAGCTGAAAAAAGGAGACTCCGTCCAATTGCAGCGTTGTATTGTACGAGCTGGACGAACAACGCCGCCGAAGCGGTATACAGAAGCAGCCCTGCTGGCTCAGATGGAAAAGCATGGCCTGGGTACTCCAGCCACCCGTGCAGATCTGATCGAGAAACTCGTCAGCTCGGATACGATAGAGCGCCAGGGGAACGTGATGCATCCAACTGGCAAAGGCAAGCAACTGATCGAACTGGCGGCTCCACAGCTGCGAACGCCCGAATTGACGGCACAATGGGAAGCGGAGTTAGAACGGATCGCCCGTGGTCAAGGACAACCTGAGCCATTTTTGAATTCTATCCGTGCTATGGCGAAAGAATTGGTTTCTACTGTGAAAAATAGCAGCGCTGAGTACAAGCCCCATAACGTAACGAATAGCCATTGTCCGGATTGTGGTACAAAGTTGTTGGAGAAAAAAGGTAAGAAAGGGAAGTTTCTTGTATGTCCAAGTGCGGATTGCGGTTACCGTCGTTCAGGCGAAAAACGCTTGTCCAATCGACGTTGTCCGCAGTGTCATAAGAAAATGGAAATGAAAGAGGGCAAGGCAGGTTTGTATGTAAGATGCTTATCCTGTGGCATTACGGAGACGCTAGATAAGGACAAGCAACGGGTAAACAAGCGGGAACAACAAAAGCTGGTAAAACAGTTTGAAAAGAAGGAATCTTTTGGCTCCAGCTTGGGTGATTTGCTAAAAGCAGCAATGGAGCAAAAGCAGGGCGAATAA
- a CDS encoding ketoacyl-ACP synthase III — translation MLNSKAKLTALGTYVPERILTNADLEKLVETSDEWIVQRTGMRERRIAAEDQYVSDLCIQAIKRMVNLYNVNVDDVDMIIVATSTPDYYFPSTASRIQAYFNIPNTGSMDVSAACAGFAYGLHLANGLITGGLHRKVLVIGAETLSKITDYTDRTTCVLFGDGAGVALVEYDEDEGSFLTSDIGTFGQGGAHLYRAGLSNYLDGEKLQDNGFIAQNGREVYKWAVRSVPAGIERLMDKANMGKEDLDWFVPHSANLRMIESICEKSAVPLEKTLTSVEFYGNTSAASIPLALQCGLDDGRLRYGQHVVLYGFGGGLTYAGLLLKWSVPDL, via the coding sequence TTGTTGAATTCAAAAGCAAAGTTAACGGCCCTTGGTACTTATGTACCTGAACGGATTTTGACGAACGCCGACTTGGAGAAGCTTGTGGAGACTAGTGACGAGTGGATTGTACAACGAACGGGTATGCGGGAACGACGAATCGCGGCCGAAGATCAGTATGTATCTGATTTATGTATACAAGCTATTAAACGTATGGTTAACCTTTATAACGTAAATGTGGACGATGTTGACATGATCATTGTAGCGACGAGTACACCTGATTACTATTTTCCAAGTACGGCTTCCCGTATTCAGGCTTATTTTAATATTCCCAATACAGGGTCAATGGATGTTAGTGCTGCATGTGCAGGCTTTGCCTATGGACTTCATTTGGCAAATGGTCTGATTACGGGTGGTCTACATCGCAAGGTACTAGTGATTGGAGCCGAAACATTATCCAAAATTACAGATTATACGGACCGGACGACATGTGTTCTTTTTGGAGATGGAGCAGGGGTTGCACTTGTTGAATATGACGAGGATGAAGGGTCGTTTTTGACTTCAGATATAGGAACCTTTGGGCAAGGAGGAGCACATCTTTATCGCGCAGGATTATCTAACTATTTGGATGGAGAGAAGCTGCAAGATAATGGTTTTATCGCTCAAAATGGACGTGAGGTTTATAAATGGGCTGTACGCTCTGTCCCAGCAGGAATCGAGCGATTAATGGATAAGGCAAATATGGGGAAAGAGGATCTTGACTGGTTTGTACCTCATAGCGCTAATCTGAGAATGATTGAGTCCATATGTGAAAAGAGTGCAGTACCTTTAGAAAAGACGCTGACGAGTGTAGAGTTTTATGGCAACACTTCGGCGGCGTCCATTCCGTTGGCTTTACAGTGTGGATTGGATGATGGGCGTTTAAGATATGGACAACATGTGGTGTTATATGGATTCGGGGGTGGCCTGACGTATGCGGGTCTGTTATTAAAATGGAGTGTGCCTGATTTGTAA
- a CDS encoding NCS2 family permease: MERFFKLKEHGTNVRTEIIAGITTFMTMAYILVVNNTFLGPTGAGMPSEAVFFATAVGAGLVTILMGLFVNVPIGMAPGMGLNAYFMTVVLSSNGMITWQAALGAVFISGIVFLILTVTRVRQMLLVAVPENLKTAITVGIGLFITIVGFKLCNLVMVSIVPGTDVGQPVPGHAFNLVLGSLVHQKDALLALIGLLIIAALMVVRVKGALLIGIVATTLIGIPMGVTNLSSLTTGHWIPNFSNLAVGQLDLKAALHIGLFDIIFIFTFVELFDTFGTLVGTATRAGIMKDKKKGEKIIGKAMLVDAVGVSTGAVLGTSTITAFVESSAGVEEGGRTGLTAVTTGVLFLLALFIAPLALVVPSAATAPALIIVGVLMMSQVRNIDWDNFLLAFPAFLTIVLMPFTGGIANGISAGILSYVVLAVFSNLFTSNKVKIHWLMWVLAIIVVIRFAFMGSE, translated from the coding sequence ATGGAGCGTTTCTTTAAATTAAAGGAACATGGCACGAACGTCCGCACCGAGATTATTGCGGGGATCACTACTTTTATGACCATGGCTTATATCCTGGTGGTCAACAATACCTTTTTGGGACCAACTGGAGCGGGGATGCCTAGTGAAGCTGTTTTCTTTGCGACAGCAGTAGGTGCAGGTTTAGTAACCATTCTGATGGGCTTGTTTGTAAATGTGCCGATCGGTATGGCACCAGGGATGGGCTTGAATGCTTATTTTATGACTGTAGTCTTGAGTTCTAATGGGATGATTACTTGGCAAGCGGCACTTGGCGCTGTATTTATATCCGGTATCGTCTTTCTGATTTTAACTGTTACCCGGGTTAGACAGATGCTGCTTGTTGCAGTTCCGGAAAATTTAAAAACCGCTATTACAGTTGGTATCGGCTTGTTTATCACAATTGTTGGCTTCAAGCTTTGTAATCTGGTTATGGTGAGTATTGTTCCAGGGACAGATGTTGGTCAACCGGTTCCGGGTCATGCTTTTAATTTGGTTCTGGGTAGCCTGGTACATCAAAAGGATGCGCTGCTGGCGCTAATCGGGTTGCTCATTATCGCAGCGTTGATGGTCGTTCGGGTCAAAGGCGCATTGCTGATTGGAATCGTAGCTACTACATTAATCGGTATTCCGATGGGTGTAACGAATCTGAGTAGCTTGACAACAGGCCACTGGATTCCAAATTTCAGCAATTTGGCAGTAGGTCAGCTAGACCTGAAGGCAGCTTTGCATATTGGTTTGTTTGATATTATTTTCATCTTCACATTTGTAGAGTTGTTTGATACGTTCGGTACGTTGGTAGGTACAGCTACACGCGCAGGCATAATGAAAGATAAGAAAAAAGGCGAGAAAATTATCGGTAAAGCGATGCTGGTAGATGCTGTTGGCGTAAGTACTGGTGCGGTATTGGGTACAAGTACAATTACAGCATTTGTAGAAAGCTCCGCAGGGGTAGAAGAAGGTGGCCGTACAGGTCTCACTGCTGTAACGACAGGCGTTCTGTTCTTGTTGGCCCTCTTTATTGCGCCGCTGGCACTGGTTGTGCCCTCTGCGGCTACCGCTCCGGCTCTGATTATCGTTGGGGTGTTGATGATGAGTCAGGTTCGTAATATTGACTGGGATAACTTCCTGTTGGCATTCCCAGCGTTTCTGACTATTGTTTTGATGCCTTTTACAGGTGGAATTGCGAATGGTATTTCTGCTGGTATTCTGTCTTACGTTGTGCTGGCTGTGTTCAGTAATTTGTTTACCAGCAATAAAGTTAAAATTCACTGGCTTATGTGGGTGCTTGCTATAATTGTAGTAATCCGCTTTGCCTTTATGGGCTCCGAATAA
- a CDS encoding MarR family winged helix-turn-helix transcriptional regulator translates to MIYQLMGQVSEGGEIVIEHCSEKSQLFYRMHLLCKEMNNAFEAQLKTSFTKVEILYHIDHRQELSQLELQHLLVLDGAAVTRHLKRLEEEGLILRSKKEQDKRVTYIRLTELGIQELQVLTEQRQAFQEQLLYNFQDEEIVALTDALQRMSSNVKNM, encoded by the coding sequence TTGATATATCAATTGATGGGTCAAGTATCAGAAGGAGGAGAGATAGTCATCGAACATTGCTCTGAAAAAAGCCAGTTATTTTATCGCATGCATCTTTTGTGTAAAGAAATGAATAACGCTTTTGAAGCACAGTTAAAAACCAGCTTTACCAAGGTCGAAATTTTGTATCATATTGACCATCGTCAGGAATTAAGTCAGCTGGAGCTTCAACATCTGCTCGTTCTGGATGGTGCAGCAGTGACCCGGCATCTAAAAAGGCTGGAAGAGGAAGGTCTGATTTTACGCAGTAAAAAAGAGCAGGATAAGCGTGTAACTTATATACGTTTAACCGAATTAGGGATTCAAGAGCTGCAAGTTTTGACAGAGCAGAGACAAGCCTTTCAGGAACAACTTCTCTACAATTTTCAAGACGAGGAAATTGTGGCTTTAACAGATGCACTACAGCGTATGTCTAGCAATGTGAAGAATATGTAA